A portion of the Candidatus Tumulicola sp. genome contains these proteins:
- a CDS encoding 3-keto-5-aminohexanoate cleavage protein, translated as MITAAPYGPVWMPQDGPPGYIPLTWDEQVQAAIDCYNAGATLLHIHVRDPKTGHISKNFKEYGEQIARVREAVPKMILQIGGSISFAPEPGEVGAFGSYEQRHKLTTIEPKPDQITITCGTSLFDLTALHPMDEFAGTRLCNEDAMHGIRNMVADSTPDFYVEETQLCVEHGIQPYFALPHIHGLELVERMVRRGQYMGPMNGFFSTGGGGVCGANPFDLMELVRRTPHGSFFTYQTTFRLTHPISMMMIALGQHTRAGIEDNLWDVKKGVRMNTVQMIEKHVRMAREIGRDIATPEQARQMLKIGVTYNSIEETLANLGLPPNREAGHQGFLVHRSDGKLRETVFAGSDGHLLA; from the coding sequence ATGATTACGGCAGCCCCATACGGGCCGGTGTGGATGCCACAGGATGGGCCGCCGGGATATATACCCCTCACCTGGGACGAGCAGGTTCAAGCCGCCATAGACTGTTACAACGCCGGTGCGACGCTCTTACACATTCACGTCCGCGATCCCAAGACTGGGCACATTTCGAAAAATTTTAAGGAATACGGCGAACAGATCGCACGCGTACGCGAGGCCGTTCCGAAAATGATCCTGCAGATTGGCGGCTCGATCTCATTCGCCCCGGAACCCGGCGAGGTCGGGGCATTCGGATCGTACGAACAGCGGCACAAGCTCACCACGATCGAACCCAAGCCGGATCAGATCACCATTACGTGCGGCACCTCGCTCTTCGACTTGACCGCGTTGCACCCAATGGATGAGTTCGCGGGGACACGTCTGTGCAACGAAGACGCGATGCACGGGATCCGCAACATGGTGGCGGACTCGACGCCCGATTTTTACGTTGAAGAGACGCAGTTGTGCGTCGAGCACGGGATTCAGCCGTATTTCGCGCTTCCGCACATCCACGGGCTCGAGCTCGTCGAGCGCATGGTTCGGCGTGGCCAGTACATGGGTCCGATGAACGGCTTTTTCAGCACCGGTGGGGGCGGCGTCTGCGGGGCAAACCCGTTCGACTTGATGGAGCTCGTGCGCAGGACGCCGCACGGCTCGTTCTTCACGTATCAAACGACCTTTCGCTTAACCCACCCGATATCGATGATGATGATCGCGCTCGGACAGCACACGCGTGCCGGAATTGAAGACAATCTCTGGGACGTCAAAAAAGGCGTTCGAATGAATACGGTGCAGATGATCGAAAAGCACGTGCGGATGGCTCGCGAGATCGGCCGCGACATTGCGACGCCCGAGCAAGCGCGGCAAATGCTGAAGATCGGCGTGACGTACAACTCCATCGAAGAAACCCTCGCGAACCTCGGCCTGCCACCCAACCGTGAAGCGGGGCACCAGGGCTTCTTAGTTCACAGGTCCGACGGGAAGCTGCGCGAGACTGTTTTTGCGGGCTCCGATGGACACTTGCTGGCATAA